CCAACAGCACGTTCCGCGCAGTTTCGAAATCAGAGTCAAGATACACGGCGCCGATGAGCGCCTCGAAGGTGTCGGCGAGAATCCGCGGCCGGTCGCGGCCGCCGTTGGCGTCCTCGCTCCGGCCCAAAATCAGGTGTTGGCCGAGGCCGAGTAGCAGCGCGAGGCTCGCAAGGGAACGCTCGTTGACCATCTGCGCGCGGGCCTTGGTCAGCGGGCCTTCTTCGAGCCGCGGAAATTTCCGGTAAAGCTCCGACGTGAGCGCAAGGCCGATGACGGAGTCTCCGAGGAATTCAAGCCGCTGGTTGTGCGGGGAGGCGCCGTCGCGCTCGTGCGCGACCGAGGGATGCGTGAGCGCCAGCTTGAGCAACTCCTGGTCGCGGAAGTGATGGCCGAGGCTGGACTGAAGGGCTTCGAGGTCGGGCACGGGCGGGCGGGTGCGGGTGTTGGAGCGGCGTCGGTTCAGGCGGGCGAAACGGCCGCGGCGGGCGTGGCTTCGGGCGACTCGGGGACCGCCGCCGTCACCTCCGCGGGAACGGGCGCGGCCGGTTCGTCGCGCTGTGCCATGAGGCTTGCGACCTGGCGCTGGACGTCTTGCAACTGGTCGAGGTGAAGATTCGGATCGGGGATGGTGAACAAGTCGCCGGATTTCGGGTGCTCGTAGTGGAAGACGCGCTGTCCGTTTTCATGCGACTGGGCCGTGACTTTGAGCAGCCGCTTGCGCTCGAGCATGACGGCGAGAATGTAGCAGACGGCGCGGTGCTGCGGATCGTTTTGCGTGGTGAGTTTGCGCAACAGGGTCTCCGCAGTCTCGCGCCGGATCGGATCCGGCGCCGCGGCTGGCGGCGCCTCGTAGATGCCCTGCCAGTGGGAGATGAAGCCCTTGCGGTCGGCCGCGCCCTGGCTGAACTGCCGCGTCCAGCACGGCTCGCAAATGTCCTGCCGCCGATACTCGCTCTGCGCGTCGTAAAGCAGCGTGTGGTAAGGCTGGGCGTCGGCAAACGGCAGCTCGCAGGCCTGGCAGGCGTGGGCGCGGGCTTGGAGATTCCAGTCGTTCATCAGGCTTGTGTCGCGCGCGGACGCGCTTAGGATGCGGACATTATTGCGATCGGCCTCCCGCGCGCAATCCCATTCAGGCCCGTCCGGATGCGGCCAGCCATCCGACCGCTGCGGAGCCGGGACGTTCGAAGCTCGCGCCCGGCCGAGGTTCACGCGTCACAACCCGACGCCCCAACGATGAAGTCCGAACTCGCCCGCAAGCTCTCGCAAGTCCGCTCACTGCTGCGGCTTCATCGGGCTGGAGCCGCGCTGATCGGTTTGCAACCCAACTTCTCGTGGCTCGCGTGCGGCGGCGAGGCGCACATCCCGTTGAACAGCGACCGCTCGTTCGGCCAGTTGATCGTCACACCGCGCGGGTTTTTCGTCTTCGCGAACCGCATCGAGATGCAGTGCCTTCTCGACGAAGTCGTGGCCGGCCTCGGCGCAATGCCGCTGCTCGCGGAATGGCACGACAACGCGGGCGCACTCAAGTTGCTCCGAAGCGTGGCCGATCCGCGGGAAATGATCTCGGATTGCGGCGAGTGGGGCACGCGCGCGCGTCCGGAACTATTCGCGCCGCTGCGCTGGTCGTTGCAGGACGCGGAAGTGAAACGCTACCGTGCGGTCGGGCGCGACGCCGAGGCCGCGATGAACGAGGCATGCCGCGCCTTGCAGCCGGGCCGCACGGAGTTCCAAATCGCGGGCGAGTTCGCCGCGCGTTGCTGGGACCGGAGCCTCACGCCCATCGTCGTGCTCGTTGCGACTGACGAGCGCATCCGCATGTATCGCCATCCCCGGCCGACGGCGAAGCGGCTGCGGCGACACGCGATGTTGATTCTCTGCGCGCGCCGACACGGGCTGATCGTGGCGCTCACGCGCATCGTGCACTTCGGCCGGCTGCCGGCGGACCTGCGGCGGCGCCACGACGCGGTCTGCGCCGTCGATGCGGCGCTGCACCTCGCCACACGAGTGGGAGCGCACGTCCGCGAGGTTTTCCGGCGCGGAGTCGAGGCTTACGCGGAACAGGGCTTCGCAGACGAGTGGCACCTGCACCACCAGGGCGGACCGTGCGGTTACCAAGGGCGTGATTATCTCGGGGGGCCGTCGGTCACGGGTGAAGTGCTCGTCAACCAGCCTTTCGCCTGGAATCCCTCGATCACCGGCACGAAGAGCGAGGACACGATACTCGCGACCCCAAACGGGCCCGTGGTCGTCACAGCCGCGCAAGATTGGCCGATGGTCCCGGTCTCCACGGGCGGCAAGTCGTGGACGCGCCCGGACATCCTGGTGCGATAACGCATCGAACCTCCATCGACGCGGATGAGCCTCGCCAGTTTCATCTCGAAGATCACAGGGATCGTCTGCCTGCGCGACCGGCTGCCCCATCCGCGCGGCGCGATCACGCTTGAACTGAAGGGCTACTCGCAGGTGGATGACTTCAGTTGCGGTGCCGTGGCCGGCTGGACGGTCGTGGAGGCGTTTGATGCGAGGCGGAGTTTCCGCAAATTCTACGACGACGCGGCGCCGCACCCGAAGCGCGGCGTCTCCACGCCGCGGTTGGCGCGCGCGTTGCGCGAGCACGGGCTGGGCGTGATCCAGTTACGACACCGGATTTCGTTTGGACGGCTGCGGCGCGCGATTGATGCGGGCTTCCCGGTCGTGTGCTGCGTGGACCACGACAAGCGCGACGGCGACCAGCACTGGCTCGTGGCGTATGGCTACCAGTCGCGGCCGGCGCGGGTGTTTGTGGCGGGGAATGGCTGGCTTCACCTTCTTGGCTCAAGCCTCGTCGGCGAGCACGTGCTTTCACGCCGCCGCTTCGAGAGGATGCGCGTTACAGGCGCGCTCGTCTGCCACAGCTACGCCCGGGATGGCGCGGAGTTGGGCCTGCCTCAAACACGCTGACACCGCCCGCCACGCGGACGCGGATCAATTCCCCCGGCGCGGCGAACATATGGCGGCAACCCGGCAGGCGTCGGCCACGACCGCAAGGCGCGCGAGAAAACTCTCCCGTTCGGACACGGGCAGCACGGAAAGCACTTGAGCCTGCAACTCGATGGCGATGCTGCGGAGTTGCTCGTATTTTCTGCGGCCCGCGGGCTTGGCGCGGAGCCGGTAGGCGCGCTTGTCCGTCTCGTGCGGCTTGCGATCCACCCAGCCGGCCTGCTGCATGCGCGACACAAGCGACGCGATGGTGTTGGGGTCGCTGGACATCGCGCGCGTCAGGTCGCCCTGCGTCATGCCCTTGGCGTCGCCCTCGATGAGGCAGCGCAGCGCGGTGAACTGGTCAGGCGTGGCGCCGGTGTGGTGGATTCGGCGGCGGAAGGCCTGGTTGAGCCCATACCAGGCGCGGCGAAGCAGCGGCGGAATCCGCCGGCGTTCGGGTGAGTCGATGGGCAGGGCATCCACGGATGCTGAATAGTCGCGGTCAGGCATAAGTCAACAAGTGCAGGCGCGATGATACGTGTAGGTAGTAACTGGTTGCAATCCTTTTGCCGCGGCCTGATAGTCCGCCGCAGCCGGCCGGGAAAAAAGTTGTCAGCCTGCGGTGGTTTGGACAGCCTGCCGGTTCGCTGCGCCACCTACGAACCGAATCCCACATGAACAGGACCTTGCCGCCCGCCCTCGCCGCCGCTGGATTGATCATCGCCGGGGCCCTCGGCCCGGCCCGGTGCGAAGCGCAGGCCGCGCGAGGCTGGCTCGCATGGCGCGGGCCAAACCAGAACGGAACTTCCGCCGAGAAAAATCTCCCCGCCTCCATCGACCCGAAGAAGCCGCTGTGGACGGCGGACTTCCCCGGCCAGTCCGCGCCGGTCATCGCGAATGGCAGGCTCTACATCATGGGCTACCTCGGCGAGGGTGCCGAGTTGCAGGAGGGGGTCGCGTGCTTTGACGCGGAGACGGGACGGAAGCTGTGGGAGAAGCGGCACACGGACTTTCTCAGCGACACCATCTATCTCCGCTACGCGACGAGCAGCCCGGCGGTGGACCCGGAGACCGGCAATGTCTACTCGCTCGGCACGCAGGGGATACTCGCGGCGCACACGGCCGACGGCAGGGACCTGTGGAGCTACTCGATGATGGAGTCGTTCGGCCGGCTCACCTTTCCGAACAGCCGCACGGCGTCGCCGGTGATTGATCGCGACCTTGTCATCGTGCGCGGCATCACCTCGAACTGGGGCAATCAAGGCGCGGCGGGCGACCGGCTCTACGGCTTCGACAAAAAGACCGGCCAGGTCGTGTGGGCTTCGTGGTCCGGCGAGCGGCCGAAGGACAACTCCTTCTCGCACCCGTATCTCACATGGTTCCGCGGCAAGCGCGTTTATGTCACGGCCACGGGCGATGGAAACGTCTTCTGCGCCAACGCCCGCACCGGCGAGCCGCTGTGGCGCGTGCCGCTGTTCGCCTCGGGCATCAACGCCACGGTGCTGGTGCACAATGACGACAAGGTCGTGGCCATCTACGGCACGCCTTACGAACCCGGCCAGATGGTTTGCGTGAAGATTCCCGACGTCGAGCCGGCTTCCGCGACGAATGCGCCCGTGGTCGTCGAACGGCAGACCGTCCAGCTTTGGGCGACCGACAAGATCAGCACATCCACGAGTCACCCGATCCTCGTCGGCGACCGCATCTACGTGGTTGCGGAAAAGGGCGACCTCTTCTGCGTGGACGTGAACACGGGCAGGATTTTCTGGAGCCTCAAACTCGGCATCGAGCAACGCAACGCCGGGCTGGTTCACGCCGACGGAAAACTCTATGTGCCGATGCTTGACGACCCCGCGAGCAAGGCGGCGGGAGATTCCGAGGCGGGCACCACGGGCGCGTTCTACATCATCCAGCCGTCGGACAAGGAGGGGAAGATCCTCTCGCACGTGCCGCTCGACGGCCGGTGCTTCGGCACGCCGTCGGTCTTCAACGGCAAGATTTACATGCAGACGACGCGCAAACTTTACTGCTTCGGCAAGACGGGAAACAACCCCGGCCTCGCACCCGAGCCCCCGCCCGAGAAGTGGCCGGTTCCAGGCCCCGCCACGCAATTGCAGGCGGTTCCCGCCGAGGTCGTGTTGCATCCCGGTGAGACGGCGGCCTTTCGCGTCCGATCGCTCGACAGGAACGGCTTCGTTGTGCAGGACAACCTCGACCCGAAGTCCGTGAGCTGGACCAATTACATCCCGCCGACCGCGCGCGTGCGGTCACTGATGAAAGGTTCGTTCAACGCCGCAGGGCAACTCGTCGCCGGGAAAGATGTCACACCGAGCGCCGGCGCCTTCATGGGCACCCTGGGCAACCTCCACGGAACCATCCGCGGCCGCGTGCTGCCCGGGCTCCCGATCCGTGAGGACTTCGAGACGTTTGCCCTCATCGAAAAACACGAGACCGAGGAAGGCGTGAACTTCGCGTATCCACCGCTGCCGTGGATTGGACCGCGATTCAAGTTCGAGGTCCGGCAGGCCGGCGACACGAAGGCCCTCGTCAAGGCCATCGACAACAAGTTTTTCCAGCGTGCGACGGTCTTTCTCGGCGAGCCGACCATGAAGAACTACACCGTGCAGACCGAAGTGATGAGCGAAGGCCGGCCGCGCAAGATGTCGGAGGTCGGCCAGGTCAACCAGCGCTATCTCATTTTGCTCAAGGGCAACTCGCAGGAAATGGAGATCAACTCCAACCAGGAACGCCTCAAGGTCGCCACGTCCTTCGCGTGGAAACCGAACCAGTGGTATGTGCTCAAGTCGCGCGTGGACTTGAAGCCCGACGGTTCCGGCATCGTCCGCGCCAAGGCCTGGCCTCGCGGCGAGCCCGAGCCCGCGGCGTGGACGCTCGAAGTCCCGCACAAGATCGCGCACACCAGCGGCTGCCCCGGGCTCTACGGATTCGCACCGCAGGACATGCGCGTGTTCATCGACAACATCAGCGTCACCGCCAACTAGGTTCGGGGCGTCCACCACTCCGCATTCACCAGCCATGAAATCATCCGCACTCATCATCGCCACACTCGTGTTCGTCGCGGGAGCCAGCGCACAGGATTGGACCCAATGGGGCGGCTCGCAGCATCGCAACATGTATTCGCCCGCAAAGGGCCTGCCCGGAATCTTCGACCCCGGCAAGATGAAGAAGAACAGCGACGACGTGGACCTCGCCGGGGCGAAGAACGTCAAGTGGGTCGCCAAGCTCGGTTCGCAGACCTACGGCAACGTCACCGTCGCCAACGGCCGGGTTTACATCGGCACCAACAACGATTCGCCACGCGATCCGCGGCACCTCGGCGACCGGTCCGTCCTCTATTGCCTCGACGAGAAGACCGGCGCTCTCATCTGGCAACTCGTCTGCCCCAAGCTCAAGTCCGGCAAGGTCAACGACTGGGAACGCCTTGGCATTCTCTCTTCCTCCACCGTCGAGGGAGACCGCATCTACGTCGTCACCAGCCGGTGCGAAGTCCTCTGCCTCGACGTGCAGGGACTCGCCAACGGCAACGACGGCCCTTACAAGGACGAGGCGAAGTATGCGGTGCTCGACACCGTCGGCGCCGACGGCAAACCCCTCGCGCCCGTCGAACCCGGACCGAAGGACGCGGACATCATCTGGCGATACGACATGATGGATGACCTTGGCGTCTTCCCGCACAACGCCTCGAACTGCAACATCCTTATCATCGGGGACATCATTTACGTTTGCACTTCCAACGGTCAGGACTGGTCGCACGTCAACATCCCCGCGCCGCTCTCCCCAAGCTTCGTCGCGCTCAACAAGAAGACCGGTGAACTTGTCGGCGAAGACGACGCAGGCATCAGCAAGCGCATCTTCCACGGGCAATGGAGCTCGCCCTCGACCGGCAGGGTCAACGGCCGCGACCTCGTCTTCTACGGCGGCGGCGACGGCTGGTGCTACGCGTTCGATGCCAGGCCCGTGAAGCAGGGCGAAACAAGCTTCCTCAAGACCGTTTGGAAGTTCGACTGCAACCCCCCCGAATACAAGACCGACAAGGACGGCAAGCCGTGGAAGTATCCCGCCGCCGAGGGCCCGAGCGAGATCATCGCCACACCGGTCTTCTACAAGAACCGCGTCTACATCGCCACGGGGCAGGACCCGGAGCATGGCGAAGGCGTCGGCCACCTCGTCTGTCTGGACGCCACGCAGACCGGCGAAATCAAGAAGCCGGTCTGGAGCTTCAAGGGCATCAAGCGGAGCATGTCCTCTGTGTCCATCGATCCCGCCACGGGGTTGCTCTTCGTGGGCGACTTCTCCGGCTTCGTCTATTGCCTCGACGCGGAGACCGGCCAGCATCACTGGACCTACGACATGAAGGCCCATCTTTGGGGCAGCACGCTCGTGGCCGATGGCAAGGTTTACATCGGCGATGAAGACGGCGACTTCGTGGTGCTCGCCGCGAACAAGGGCGTGCCTGTGCCCGCAAAGTCCCAGAAGAAGGGCGGCCCAGCCATCATGGCTCAAGTCATCAGCCAGACCAACCTCCTCGCGCCCATTTACTCCACGCCCATCGTCGCGAACGGCGTCATTTACCTTTCGACCCAATCCCACTTGTTTGCCCTCCACGACTCCGCCAAGGCCAACGCGCCCAAGCCGTAGTCGCGCACCGCTGCCGCATTTCTCCAAACCCGCACTCGCACCTCATGGCAACAACCGACTCCAACAACCTCATCCACCAGGCCCAGGCCCAACTCGACTCCCACCTCCGCGACATCCTTGCATGGCATTTCAGCCCCGACACCGGTTGCCCCTACTGGCTCGACTGGGCGAAGAAGAACTTCGACCCCCGCCACGAAGTGAAGTGCATGGCCGACATGCTCAAGTTCCCGCACTTCCAGGACGAGGCACTGCGTGACCTCGAGCCCGAGGTGTGGGTGCCCGCAGCCTTCAAGGGCAAGCCTTACAACATTTTCGAAACCGGCGGCACCACCGGCATGCCCAAGCAGCGCATCGGCTGGAACGACTACAAGACCGACTACGAGGAATTCAGCGGGAAGGTCAACGACGAGCATTTCCCGCGCGGCAAGGCGTGGATCATGGTCGGCCCCACCGGCCCGCGCCGGCTTCGCCTCGCCATCGAGCACCTCGCCAACTTCCGCGGCAGCTCGTGCTACTTCGTGGACCTCGACCCGCGCTTCGTGAAGCTCGTGCTCGCGAACAAGCAGTTCGACGTCGCCAAGCAATACATGGCCCACGTCGTCAATCAGGCCGTCACCATCATGAAGCACCGCAAGATCAGCGGCCTCTTCACAACGCCCAAGCTCCTCGAGGCACTCGCCGAGCAGGTGAATCTCTTCGAGCTTGGCATCCGCGGTGTCTTCTGCGGCGGCACCTCCATGTCGCCGCAATACGTCCGCTTCCTCATCGAGGAAGTGCTCGAGAACAAGATCGGTTTCTACCCGACCTACGGCAACACGCTCATGGGCCTCGCCGCCAGCGTGCCCATCACGAAGGAGGACAACTACTCCGTCACCTACTACGCGCCGCAGCCGCGCGCTTCGCTGCGCATCGTGAATCCCAAGCAGACCGGCCAGACCGTCGGCTACGGCGAATGGGGACGCGTGGAGCTCACCACGCTCACGAAGGAGTTCTTCATGCCGCGCTTCCTCGAGCGCGACGAGGCCATCCGCCGCCAACCGCGCGCGCCGTATGCGTGGGACGGTGTCGGCGACGTGCGGCCCTTTGGCGCGATGGAGAAGACCATTGTTGAGGGCGTTTACTGAAATGCCCTTCCACATCAATCGACTCGCAAGACCTGAAGAACGACGCCGGCTACATCGACGTCGTGCTGGAAAACGACCAGCTCCTCCGCGACTACCTGCAATTCCTCGAAGTCAGGGCGTGCCCGCGCGTGCCCACAGGCTCTCCGATCCGGCCCATCCTTCCGACAGCGCCGGCGAGTTCCCCATCAACTTCGCCGAAATCTCCGCCATGACCATCCGCGCCGCGTAGAGCAACCCACGGCACACAGCCCGTCATCGCGACCTGCCCAGCGCGGGAGAACGGCCCAAGGGAGACCACCTCGGATTCAGCAACCCATTCCAAATCACGCACCAACAATCCGACAACAAATCATGACACCCGTCCCCCACATCCCCGCGCTCCGCTTCGGCCGCGCATACGAGAGCCTCGACAAGATCAACGTCCACGACCATCGCACCGGCGAGGTCAGGGCCACCGTCAGCCAGGTCAACAGCGGCATCGTCCGCAAGGACCTCGCGAAAACCCCCACCGCCCGCGCCGCGCTGAAGCGACTCACCACCGCCGAGTTGCTCGACATCTGCGCGCGCGCCGGCGAGCAATTCCTCGAATCCACGCTCCCCCTCGGCGACGGCCACACCCAATCGCCGCAGCAATACCTGGAGACGCTTTCCGCCACGAGCGGACTGACGCACGTCATGGTCCGGCGAAACATGCAGAAGATTTTCCATTCGCTCGCGAACATGAAGACCGTGCTCAACGGCCTCACGCGCGGGCTCGACCGGCACATCCTCGACCGGGGCCACGGCGAGCAGTCCGGCACGCCGTGCAGTTACTACGCCACCACGCAGGCGCTCGGCCTCGTGATGCCGAGCAACTCGCCCGCGGTCAACTCGCTCTGGCTTCCGAGCATCGCGCTCAAGATTCCCGTCGTCCTCAAGCCCGGCCGCGACGAGCCATGGACCCCCTTCCGCCTCCTTCAAGCGTTCATCACCGCCGGCGCGCCCGCGGCGGCGTTCGGCTTCTATCCCACCGACCACGAGGGAGCCGCGACAATCCTCAACGGTTGCGGCCGCGCCCTTGTCTTCGGCGACAAGACGACGATGGCGCATTACACGAACAACCCCGCCATCCAGCTCCACGGCCCCGGCTACAGCAAGATCCTCATCGGCGACGACCAGATCGAGCGCTGGCCCGAGTTCCTCGACGTGATCGTGACCAGCATCATGGAAAACGGCGGCCGCAGTTGCATCAACGCCTCCGCCATCCTCGTCCCAAGATACTCCGCCGAAATCGCCGACGCCCTCGCGCAACGCGTTGGCCCCATCGCCCCTTCCCGCGCCGACGACGAACACGCGCGCCTCTCCGCCTTCGCAAATCCCCGGATGGCCGATGCAATTGACGCGCAGGTCGAAGCCGACTTGAGAATCCCCGGTGCCACCGACGTGACCTCGAAGCACCGCAATGGCGCGCGCAAGGTCGAGTTCGAGGGCGGCACCTATCTGCGCCCGACGATCGTGCACTGCGACTCCTTCGCGCACCCGCTGGCGAACCGCGAGTTCATGTTCCCCTTTGCCAGCGTCACGCAAGTGCCACAATCCGAAATGCTCGCGCGCATCGGCCCGTCACTCTCCGTGAGCGCGATCACCAAGGATCCCGCGTTTACCGCGCAACTCCTCGACTCGCCGCACATCGAGCGGCTCAACCTCGGCCCCGTGTCGACGTTGAAAGTCTCGTGGGACCAGCCGCACGAGGGGAACATGTTCGAGTTCCTCTACAAGCGCCGCAGCATCGAGCGCGGGTGGTGAGAATCCCGCGGAGTGTCGCGCCACTTTCGCGCCGCTTGCGGGTTGAAACTTGAACAATTTAAACTCGCCGCCCGTCACTCAACGCGCATGACACCCTTCGACCACCAGCCGCGCACGCGCCTCATCTTCGGCACCGGCTGCGTGGATCGCGCCGGCGAACTGGCCCGCGAACTCGGTGCGCGCAAGGTCCTCCTCGTCACGGACAGCGGCCTGGTCGCCGCAGGCCACGCGGGCCACGTCCGGGGCGCGATCGAGAAAGCCGGCCTCGGTGTCGCGGTATTCGACAAGGCACTGGAAAACCCCACCGCCCGCTGCGTGGACCAGTGCGCGGCCGTCGCCAGGGACGCGGGCATCGACACGATCATCGGCCTCGGCGGCGGGAGCGCGATGGACACCGCGAAGGGCTGCAATTTCATCCTCACCAACGGCGGCCGGATGCACGACTACTGGGGCCACGGCAAGGCTTCGAAGCCGATGCTGCCGCTCATCGCCATCCCGACCACCGCAGGCACGGGCAGCGAGATGCAGTGTTACGCGCTCATCGCCGACGAGCACACGCACCAGAAGATGGCCTGTGGCGACCCGAAGGCCGCGGCGCGCATCGCCCTCCTCGACCCGTCGCTCACGGTGTCGATGCCCCGGCGCGTCACCGCGTGCACGGGCATCGACGCGATCGCGCACGCCGTCGAGACCGTCGTGACGACGAAACGCAACCCGCTCTCGCTCATGTACTCGCACGAGGCGTTCAAACTCTGCGCCAGCAGCTTTCCACGCGTGATGAAAAACCCAAGGGACATCGAGGCCCGCGGGCGCATGCTTCTCGGCGCCGCCTTCGCGGGCACGGCGATCGAGAATTCCATGCTCGGCATCGCTCACTCCCTCGCCAATCCGCTCACTGCGCACTTCGGCATCGTCCACGGGCAGGCCGTCGGGATGCTGCTTCCGCTCGTGGTGCGCTTCAACGCGAAGGAACCCGCCGCGCTCCATGCCTACGCCGAGCTCGCCTCCTCCGTGGAACTCGCACGCGTGTCCGATGGGCTCGCCTCCGCGCTCGAATCCCTCATCTCGCGCCTCGAATCCCTGCTCAATCTCGCCGGGATGCCGCGCTCGCTCGGCGATTGCGGCGTGGACGCTTCCAAGGTGAAACTCCTCGCCGCGGAGGCCCAGCGCCAGTGGACCGCGCAATTCAATCCCCGCGCGGCGACCCTCGAGGACTTTGTCGGCCTCTACGAGGCGGCGTTCGAGCGGAGAAGCGACGGCGACCTGGTGTAGCCTCGAGCCGGTGCCGACCAGTGCGGCGCGATTTCAGCGCGGGCCGTTGGTATCGCGGATTTCGGTCATTTCCCGCAGCAGCCGATACTTCAACGCCACTTCCGCCGCGGAAAACTTCGCGATGCGCCAGCCCTGCGCGCCGTCGAGAAATCCGCGCTTGAGCACGTAGCCGCGAAACCACCGGAACGCCGCGTGCGTTGACGACGCGAGCCGGCCGCACGACTTGCCGGCCTCGAACTGCGTCTCGGCCCACAGCCGCGCATACTTTTCGCAGCGCGCCCAATGGTCCGCGGCGTCGCGGAACGAGTGATGATACAAGTCGCCCGCGAGCGGGAGCGCCGGGCCGTCGAGTTCGAGGCGCTCGTGGACTTTCCCGCCGGCGAACCGCGCGCGGTCGCGGCGGAACAGCCGCACGAGCCGGTCCGGATACCAGTCGCCGTGGCGGATCCACCTGCCCTCATAAAGAACGCACCGCGGCATCTCATAGCCGCAGACGCCCGCCGGCGGTTCGTTGCGCCGGATGGCTCCGACCTCCTCGCGAAGCAGGGGCGAAAGCTCCTCGTCCGCGTCGATGCTGAACACCCACTCGTTCGCCGCGAGCGACAGCACCATGTTCTTCTGGCCGACATAGCCGAGCCACGCCTGCCGCTCGAACCGCGCGCCACACTCGCGCGCGATGCGCTCCGTGCCATCCGTGCTGCCCGAGTCGAGCACCACGATTTCATCCGCAAGGTCCGCGCAACTCCGCAGGCAGCGCGGGAGATTCTGCTCCTCGTTGAGCGTGATGAGGCAGAAGGAGACTTTCATGCGCGCTTCTCCCGAGTCGCGAGTTCGAGGATGGCAAGTGTTTCCGCGACGTTTCGATCGAGGCCGAGTGCGCCGACGTCCGGGCATGATGCCGGCGCATCCCGTCCGCTCCAATGCATGATGGCGCGCACCAGCGCGGGGATGTCGTCCGGCGTGGGCAGCACCGTGCCATTCACCCCCTCTCGGATCCATTCCGCCGCGCCATTTTGGGAGCAGGTGACAACGGGCAATCCAGCCGCGAGAGCCTCCGCGCAGACATTCGCTGATGGCTCGTAAACGGGCACGAACGCGAACAGATCCGCGGCTGCAAATGCGTGCTCCACGTCGGTCATCGAGCTGGCGAAAATGACGGTGGGCGGACTGCCCGCCGGCGGTGTTCCCTTGCCGACGACGAGGAGCCTTGTCGTGGCGGGCAATGACCGCATCGCCTCGATCAAGTAACGCAGTCCCTTCCGCTCCCACCCCGAGCCGACAAAGAGCAGCAGGAACTCGTCGTCATTCACGCCGAAGCGCGCGCGCGTTTCGGCGCGTTTGCCGCTGCGAAATCGCTCCACGTCCACGCCGTTCCGCACGAGGTGGATTCGTTCCGAGGGAAACTTGAAGTGCTCGAGTATCTCCCGTTTCACCATCTCGGAGTTGACGATGATGCGCCGGGTGTTGGCCGGGTCAAAGGTCTGCGCCTCGATTGCCATCATGTTTCGATGGAACGCGCCCCGGCCGATGAACGGCCGCTTCCACCACGGAGCAAACTGGCGCCGTCGCTCGAGCCACACGCGGTGCACGCCGTCGCCGGCGCGATACACGTCCTGCTTGAGCGTGCGTTCGAGGCTGAACACGCAGTCGAACGATTCGCGCGCCATGGCGTCCTCCACAGCATGGGC
The Verrucomicrobiota bacterium DNA segment above includes these coding regions:
- a CDS encoding aldehyde dehydrogenase translates to MTPVPHIPALRFGRAYESLDKINVHDHRTGEVRATVSQVNSGIVRKDLAKTPTARAALKRLTTAELLDICARAGEQFLESTLPLGDGHTQSPQQYLETLSATSGLTHVMVRRNMQKIFHSLANMKTVLNGLTRGLDRHILDRGHGEQSGTPCSYYATTQALGLVMPSNSPAVNSLWLPSIALKIPVVLKPGRDEPWTPFRLLQAFITAGAPAAAFGFYPTDHEGAATILNGCGRALVFGDKTTMAHYTNNPAIQLHGPGYSKILIGDDQIERWPEFLDVIVTSIMENGGRSCINASAILVPRYSAEIADALAQRVGPIAPSRADDEHARLSAFANPRMADAIDAQVEADLRIPGATDVTSKHRNGARKVEFEGGTYLRPTIVHCDSFAHPLANREFMFPFASVTQVPQSEMLARIGPSLSVSAITKDPAFTAQLLDSPHIERLNLGPVSTLKVSWDQPHEGNMFEFLYKRRSIERGW
- a CDS encoding pyrrolo-quinoline quinone, translating into MKSSALIIATLVFVAGASAQDWTQWGGSQHRNMYSPAKGLPGIFDPGKMKKNSDDVDLAGAKNVKWVAKLGSQTYGNVTVANGRVYIGTNNDSPRDPRHLGDRSVLYCLDEKTGALIWQLVCPKLKSGKVNDWERLGILSSSTVEGDRIYVVTSRCEVLCLDVQGLANGNDGPYKDEAKYAVLDTVGADGKPLAPVEPGPKDADIIWRYDMMDDLGVFPHNASNCNILIIGDIIYVCTSNGQDWSHVNIPAPLSPSFVALNKKTGELVGEDDAGISKRIFHGQWSSPSTGRVNGRDLVFYGGGDGWCYAFDARPVKQGETSFLKTVWKFDCNPPEYKTDKDGKPWKYPAAEGPSEIIATPVFYKNRVYIATGQDPEHGEGVGHLVCLDATQTGEIKKPVWSFKGIKRSMSSVSIDPATGLLFVGDFSGFVYCLDAETGQHHWTYDMKAHLWGSTLVADGKVYIGDEDGDFVVLAANKGVPVPAKSQKKGGPAIMAQVISQTNLLAPIYSTPIVANGVIYLSTQSHLFALHDSAKANAPKP
- a CDS encoding AMP-binding protein — its product is MATTDSNNLIHQAQAQLDSHLRDILAWHFSPDTGCPYWLDWAKKNFDPRHEVKCMADMLKFPHFQDEALRDLEPEVWVPAAFKGKPYNIFETGGTTGMPKQRIGWNDYKTDYEEFSGKVNDEHFPRGKAWIMVGPTGPRRLRLAIEHLANFRGSSCYFVDLDPRFVKLVLANKQFDVAKQYMAHVVNQAVTIMKHRKISGLFTTPKLLEALAEQVNLFELGIRGVFCGGTSMSPQYVRFLIEEVLENKIGFYPTYGNTLMGLAASVPITKEDNYSVTYYAPQPRASLRIVNPKQTGQTVGYGEWGRVELTTLTKEFFMPRFLERDEAIRRQPRAPYAWDGVGDVRPFGAMEKTIVEGVY
- a CDS encoding M24 family metallopeptidase, giving the protein MRPAIRPLRSRDVRSSRPAEVHASQPDAPTMKSELARKLSQVRSLLRLHRAGAALIGLQPNFSWLACGGEAHIPLNSDRSFGQLIVTPRGFFVFANRIEMQCLLDEVVAGLGAMPLLAEWHDNAGALKLLRSVADPREMISDCGEWGTRARPELFAPLRWSLQDAEVKRYRAVGRDAEAAMNEACRALQPGRTEFQIAGEFAARCWDRSLTPIVVLVATDERIRMYRHPRPTAKRLRRHAMLILCARRHGLIVALTRIVHFGRLPADLRRRHDAVCAVDAALHLATRVGAHVREVFRRGVEAYAEQGFADEWHLHHQGGPCGYQGRDYLGGPSVTGEVLVNQPFAWNPSITGTKSEDTILATPNGPVVVTAAQDWPMVPVSTGGKSWTRPDILVR
- the rnc gene encoding ribonuclease III; this encodes MPDLEALQSSLGHHFRDQELLKLALTHPSVAHERDGASPHNQRLEFLGDSVIGLALTSELYRKFPRLEEGPLTKARAQMVNERSLASLALLLGLGQHLILGRSEDANGGRDRPRILADTFEALIGAVYLDSDFETARNVLLEQLQDSWGQLGGLPTIDNPKGELQELLQPGSHEPPVYRTESAEGPDHDRVFECSVWHRSIQLGRGRGRSKKLAETAAALDALKTLRDGSERLNDPVLD
- a CDS encoding MarR family transcriptional regulator, with amino-acid sequence MPDRDYSASVDALPIDSPERRRIPPLLRRAWYGLNQAFRRRIHHTGATPDQFTALRCLIEGDAKGMTQGDLTRAMSSDPNTIASLVSRMQQAGWVDRKPHETDKRAYRLRAKPAGRRKYEQLRSIAIELQAQVLSVLPVSERESFLARLAVVADACRVAAICSPRRGN